From Halichondria panicea chromosome 12, odHalPani1.1, whole genome shotgun sequence, a single genomic window includes:
- the LOC135345298 gene encoding uncharacterized protein LOC135345298, producing MKTLMLLMSMVLIGLASAAPHYGEAVLKNVISKLAEKIEEAKKQQITEQMEEAMDEQYPDYAVEEAEEQDDNDKAIALMKFIGQLREDKKLAKVDEDDQMEEAMDEQYPDYGVEKAEEQEDNKETDQSDKAIALMKFIGQLREAKELAEEESCTCFESPCPTNICLDPWLSSFCNPISCTV from the coding sequence ATGAAGACTCTTATGCTGCTCATGTCAATGGTCCTGATAGGACTTGCAAGTGCTGCTCCTCATTATGGAGAAGCAGTGCTGAAGAACGTCATCTCAAAATTGGCTGAGAAAATTGAGGAAGctaaaaaacaacaaattaCTGAGCAAATGGAAGAAGCTATGGATGAGCAATATCCGGACTATGCGGTAGAAGAAGCTGAGGAACAAGACGACAATGATAAAGCTATTGCTCTTATGAAGTTTATTGGACAGCTAAGGGAAGATAAAAAGCTTGCAAAGGTTGACGAAGATGATCAGATGGAAGAAGCTATGGATGAGCAATATCCCGACTATGGGGTGGAAAAAGCTGAGGAACAAGAAGACAACAAAGAAACTGACCAGTCTGATAAAGCTATTGCTCTTATGAAGTTCATTGGACAGCTAAGGGAAGCTAAAGAGCTTGCCGAAGAGGAGAGTTGCACGTGTTTTGAGTCCCCCTGTCCTACTAACATATGTCTCGACCCATGGTTGTCAAGCTTTTGTAATCCGATTTCTTGTACCGTTTAG